In Rhipicephalus microplus isolate Deutch F79 chromosome 9, USDA_Rmic, whole genome shotgun sequence, one genomic interval encodes:
- the Pex13 gene encoding peroxisomal biogenesis factor 13, whose product MTAPAKPWETSAAGRPPVPTAGHVNSSSLDDNLASSSGLPNGPVGQPHANHQPPAVPPRPSQQPISGYGYGYGSAISPYYSRYGYGAGTYGTGAYGYGSGLYGTGGLYGTSGLYGMGGMYGAGGSYGAGSLQQLADESTRGAFHSVEAVVQAFASVSMLLESTYQALYSSFRAVVGVADQFGRLKLHLAQTLSALALVRSLRWLFLRAWYMLRGRNGMTEAAWSQAARAGPAVPSTGPPQPGGSSWPIVAFFGFVVGAPWLLWRIFSAAAHRKVLWASGEEEHHVAVALYDFQPEAPSEIAMKAGQELRLAPKELQPRVRGWLLASLDDGRQVGLVPANYIKVLGVRPPKKGASTEAAPAPP is encoded by the exons ATGACGGCCCCGGCGAAGCCTTGGGAAACAAGCGCCGCAGGTCGACCGCCTGTACCGACCGCCGGCCACGTGAACAGCTCTTCCTT ggatgacaacCTTGCGAGTAGCAGTGGGCTGCCAAATGGACCCGTGGGCCAGCCCCACGCAAATCACCAGCCTCCAGCTGTACCTCCAAGGCCGAGCCAACAGCCAATCTCTGGATATGGTTATGGCTATGGATCGGCCATTTCCCC ATATTACTCCCGATATGGATATGGAGCTGGCACATATGGAACCGGTGCTTACGGTTACGGTAGCGGCTTATACGGGACTGGTGGGCTCTATGGGACCAGCGGCCTGTATGGTATGGGTGGAATGTATGGAGCAGGTGGTTCCTATGGTGCCGGTTCCTTGCAACAGTTGGCAGATGAAAGCACACGAGGCGCATTTCACTCGGTCGAAGCTGTGGTCCAG GCATTTGCCTCCGTGAGCATGCTGCTGGAGTCGACGTACCAGGCCCTTTACAGCTCGTTCCGCGCGGTGGTCGGCGTCGCGGATCAGTTTGGTCGACTGAAGCTGCACTTGGCACAAACATTGTCGGCACTTGCCCTGGTCCGCTCCCTTCGATGGCTCTTTCTACGGGCGTGGTACATGTTGCGAG GCCGCAATGGCATGACCGAGGCTGCCTGGAGTCAAGCAGCGAGGGCAGGCCCAGCGGTACCCTCCACAGGCCCTCCTCAACCGGGTGGCTCCTCTTGGCCCATTGTGGCTTTCTTTGGCTTTGTTGTAGGTGCACCCTGGCTCTTGTGGAGGATCTTCAGTGCAGCTGCTCATAGGA AGGTACTGTGGGCCTCTGGCGAGGAAGAACACCACGTAGCTGTTGCACTGTACGATTTCCAGCCCGAGGCACCGAGCGAGATAGCAATGAAGGCCGGCCAAGAGCTGCGCCTTGCGCCAAAAG AGCTGCAGCCTAGAGTGCGTGGTTGGCTCCTGGCCAGCTTGGACGATGGTCGCCAAGTAGGACTGGTGCCGGCAAACTACATCAAGGTGCTCGGTGTGCGGCCGCCCAAGAAGGGTGCTTCCACAGAAGCTGCACCAGCACCACCCTGA